AAAAATACGGGATGATGACGAGCCATCTCAAGTTCTTCACGCGTTTTCCCTCCCCTGTTTTGCCTGGATGCTGGCGATGTATCGGATGAAAATAGTTGCGAGCGCGATGACGATGAGGAGGATGACGATGCTATAAGAGCTGCCCAGTCCGATTTTGTAGCCGCGAAACATGACTTGATAGAGCAGGGCACTCAATGTTTGGGTCGCGCGATCATTGGGTCCCGTGACAGCCATGACGAGATCAAATTGCTTGAGGGCGTCTGTGGTGCGCAACAGGACTGCGAGGAAGAGCAGGGGGGAGCACAGGGGTAGGGTGATGCGCCGAAAGACAGTCCATCGAGATGCCCGGTCAATGGCCGCGGCTTCGTAGAGGTGATTGGGGATGGCGTTGAGGCCGGCAAGGGCGATGAGCATCATAAATGGCGTCCACATCCAGATGTCGATCATGAGGATGGAGAAGAGTTTCAAATCGGGGTCGGTTAGCCATTGCGGTTGGAAGAGGCCAAGGACGGATAGTGCTTGATTGACGACGCCGTAGTGGCCGTTGAGGATAAAGTTCCAGTACAGGCCCATGACTGCGGGAGATAGCATCATGGGGACCAGGAGTATGGTGGTGATGGCGGGTTTGCCCAGGAAGGGTTTTTGAAGGGCGAGGGCAAGGGCAAAGCCGAGCAGGAGTTCGGTCGCGACTGCCAGGACCACGAATAGCCCGGTGGTGCGAAGGGCAGTGCCATAGCGCGTGTCGTCAAAGATGACGCCGTAGTTGCGCCCACCCACGAGTCGCGCAATGCCGCCACTGAGTTCGGCATCGGTAAAGCTGAGGTAGATGTTGTAAAAGAGGGGAAAGATGTTGAACGCGATCAGAAAGATCAGTGCTGGACCCACAAAGCCGTATTTCAAAACGCTGTCTTTCACGCGCATTCTCGAAAGGGATAGAGGGATGGATACCGCGATGGGGCGTCGCTTACTGTTCTCGTTTTCTGCGAAGTGCCACTACTTGTTTAAATATCTCTGAAATATTGCCACCATTGCGGGAGTGCAATAGCATCTGCTCTTTTGATATGACCATCATGGTGCCTTCTTTATCGTCGGGATAACGGCAAAAGCTCGATTTTACCGCTTCGCCCGTGATACAACAATATTTTTCCACCGGGATTTCTTGTTCGGTATCCAGCCTGGTGGTGGTGGGTTCCAGGTCTTTGTTTGCCTCTTCGTATTCGGTGAATATTTCCGAGATTTTGGCGGCCATGATGCGATCTCCTGTTGTGGTGTTTGTAGAGCGTGAAATGATATGTAAAAAGCCCCGATATGTAAAGGAAAATTACGGATAAAGGGGTAATTTCAAACTTTGAATAAGAAGTGTATCACATCGCCATCAAAGATCTCTGCGTCTTTTCCTTTGACCATGAGCTTGCCCGCTGCTTTTACTTTTTGCTCGTCTCCCAATGCGATTAAGTCTTCGTAGCGCATGACTTCGGCCCGGATGAATCCCCGCTTGATGTCTCCGTGAACTGCGCCGCCCGCCTGCGGTGCCAGAGAACCTCTCGGGATGGTCCAGGCGTGTACTTCGTCGTTGACGACTGTGAAGAATGAGATCAAGCCCAGGGTTTTGTAACACAATAAGGTGAGCCGATCCAGCGCGGGTTGTTCAATGCCGAGGTCGGCGAGAAATTCTTCGCGTGTTTCGTCGTCGAGCAGGGAGATTTCTTCTTCGATTTGTGCGGATATTGCGATCCATTCAAAACCACAGTCGGCAAAATCAGCGGATAGTTCATCTATAATTTTATCGTCGTTGATCTGGTCTTCGTCTGTGTTCAGTACTGCGATTACTGCTTTGATGGTTAAGAAGGGATAGCTGGATGTCAGTTTTACTTCGTCCGAGGTCAGTGGAAATTGACGCAGGGGGTTTCCGGCTTCCAGGTGCGCCTGCATGCGCGTCATTAAGTCCTTTTCTTGCTCTATTCGCAGCCTGTCTTTTGCGTGTCGGTCTTTTGCCAGGCGTTCCAGTCGCTTTTCTACAAAGATCAGGTCGGCGAGCAATAGTTCTTCCCAAAAAGCCCGTATGTCGCGTTTGGCATCTATGTTGCCCGCTATGTGAAAGACGGTGTCGTTTTCAAATACCCGGATGAGGAAGCAGATGACATCTACCCGCTCCAGGTCTTGAAAAACAGGTATGTTGCGTTCGGCCTGTGTGTCCAGGTCGGGCAATAGCACAAATGCGATTTCCGCAGGTACTTCGCGTGCGGGTTTGTACATTTCCACGAGTCGATCAAACCGCTCATCCCGCACTTTTGCCTGTCCCATTTCACCTGTGTGTCCGGTTAGTAAGCGGAATAGCGTTTTTTTACCGACCTGCGGCAATCCAATTAGCCCGAGTCTCATGGCGGTAATATTCCTTACTCCCTCAGAGGAGAGGGGACCAAAATCCATTGACGGATGCGAAACGGTGTTTTAATATACTAAAAATTGCAGGAAAAAATACTGAAGACGGGAAAGGAGTTTACCGTGAAAACTGTCGAACTCGGCACGACCGGTATATTGGTTTCTCAACTCAGTTTTGGTACTGGTACCAATGGCTGGGGCGGGCGTTCCAACCAGACGGATCTGGGGACGCGCGAACTTGTTGACTTGCTTATCTATGGCTTTGAGCGAGGTGTTACGTTTTGGGATAGTGCCGATCAATACGGCAGTCATGCCCATCTCGCAGGTGCATTGGCGCATATCGATCGCGAGCGGGTTGTGATTACGTCCAAGATTCGCGCTACTACAGCCTATGAGACGGCGTGCGATATGGATCGCATTTTGGGCGAGTTAGATACGGATTATATCGATATTGTTCTTATGCACTGTCTGACAGATGAAGACTGGCCCAGTTCCTATCGGGGCGTTATGGATGTCCTGGCGGATAGAAAGCAAAAAGGCATCATTCGCGCGCACGGTGTTTCCTGTCACGATATTGATGCCTTCCAGCAAGCGGCTCTCACCCCATGGGTGGATGTTGTTTTGGCGCGTATCAACTATGCAGGGAAGAATATGGATGGTCCGCCCGAACGCGTTGTTCCCATTCTGGAAGAGATGGATGCCAACGATATCGGCGTTTACGGGATGAAAGTCGTAGGCCGCGGCGATTTGCCCGCACGCGATGCCATCCACTATGTTCTCGATATTCCAGCGGTTGACGCGATTACTGTTGGGATGATGAATCGCAGCGAAATCGACGAGAATATCGGCCATGTCGAAGCGCATAGCACCGTGTTGCTGCCTGTTTAAAGGCGGTGAGAGGTGAGAGAGGGTAGGGCGGTCCTCTTACCTCTTACCTGCTTCTCTCCTCTATCCTCTCAATCTCATCTCGAATTATTCCCGCGTCTTCGTAGCGCTCTTCTTTAACAGCTTTATTCATTTGTTCTTTCAAGACTTCCAGCAATTCATCTGGTTCCAGGTCCCGTCCATGCGAATCAACACCCTGTATTGGTTGCTCGGCTGCCTGCGCGATGTCTAAGACGGGTTCTTCAGGTATTTCCTGGGGTGGATTTAGCTGTTCAAGCTCATAACCGTATTCGGTGGGCTGGACTTTGAATCCCACTTGTTGAATGATTTTGGCATCCATATAGATGGGTGCGCCGAATTTGAGTGCGAGTACGATGCTATCACTGGGGCGGGCGTCTAAACGCACTTGCTCACCTCGAGCAAAGAGGATGAGTTCGGCATAGAAGATATGGTCTTTCAAATCGACTATCTGCACTTTTTCAACTTCGGCATCAAAATGTGCCAGCACTGCACACATCAAATCATACGCAAGAGGTCGCGGCATGGATTTACCTTCGAGTTCTGAACGAATAGACCGATATTCGACATGACCAATTTCAATGGGTACCATTACACTGCCTTCAACGCTTTGCAGCCACACGACGTTCTGTTCCGTCTGATCTTGACGTATATCCACAACCCGCATTTCAATCATGATGTCCGCCTTCCATCGCAGTGAAAATTATGTGTAACTGTAAGGATAGTTAAAAATTTACCGTATGCAAGTTGAAATTTCCACCTCGTACTTGTTTGGAGATTGCAATGCAACTTTCTCTCTCTGTCCGCGTGGCCGAAAGTTTTCGCAATAAGCGCAATTTGACTATTGCTTTGCCCGATCTCGCGGAGATTGCCCAGCGCGCGGGTTATAAAGCACTTTGTATGCGCGCTTCGGGTGTGGGTACGCACAGTCCGCCCGAACGCATTGTTGAAGTACAACGTATTTTGAAGAGGCACAATCTCGCGGTTTCAATGGCGACTGGCGATTTTGCCATTCCTGAAAATGGTGCGGACGGACCGGATAGCTTGCGGAATATTACCCCACATCTCGATCTGGCAGACGCGCTTGGCTGCGATTTACTGCGCGTCTGTATGAAGACCGATGCAGATATCGCGCACGCCCAGCGCGCAGCCGATGAGGCAGCCGAGCGGGAGATACGTCTGGCACATCAATCGCATACCCAGAGTCTTTTTGAGACGGTGACGGGATCGATTGAGACGCTTCAGAGTATTGGCCGACCGAATTTTGGGATTATTTACGAGCCTGCAAATTTGGCTCTGTGCGGTGAAGACTACGGTCCCGAGACCCTCAAACGCTTTGCGCCCTATCTCTTTAACGTCTATTTGCAAAATCACGTTCCAGACCCCAATGGCGATATGCCGATGACCACCTGGGTGCGGGGCACGGTTTATTCCACTTTGCGACCACTGGATGAATCTGGTGGAATAGATTTTCGAGAAGTTTTTGATGGGCTACACAGTATCAATTACCGCGGGTACGTGACGCTACATCACGCCTTTGGCGGAGATCTGCCGCCCGATGAGGCCGCGACCCGGTCTGCGAATTTTCTGAGGTCTTTTTTGTAATCACTGACCGCTTTTCACAAATATCTGCTCGTGAAATACTGGCCGACTCCAGCCCAGAAAGGCGTTGTCGGCCACGTTTTGATATGGGACATTGCCCAGGCGACTGCTGGCTCCCCAGACGTGGTACGCGGAACCGATGGTGATGATGGGGACGTTTTCCGTGTGGAGGTCGCGCACGCGGGTCATGTATGTGCGGAGTTTTGCGGTATCGACGGTGGTCATGGCCAGGCGGACGTATTTGGTGGCTTCGCGCAGCCAGGGGGGACCTTCGTCCCAGGCTTTCTGATGCCAGTAGGGTACGTTTTTAGCCAGGATAGCCCAGCCAATGGGATAGGTTAAGGGGGCGTTGGGTCCTTCGAGGCCCCAGTAGTGAACGTCGTATTCGCAGTTGTAGCGGCGAGGGACGATGATGTCGCGCAGACCGCCGTTGAGGTTGACTTTGATCCCTACGGCTCGCCAGTGGTCTGCAACCAGTTCAGAGACGGGTTGGCCGTTGAACATGCCGCCGGGGTGCACGAAGTCGATGGTGAGTTCAAAGCGCGAGCCGTCTCGCAGTTCGCGGATGCCGTCGCCATCGGTGTCGATATAGCCTTCGCTGTCGAGGAGGCGTCTGGCTTTGTCGGGGTTGTATTCGGCGTATTTTTTATAGGCTTTTGGAGAAAAGTAAGGGCTTATAGGCCCAAAGGAATAGCCCGAGGGGTCGAGGAGGCCGTGGAAGACTATTTCGTCGATTTCTTCGCGGTTTATCGCATGTGAGAGCGCAATGCGGACGTTTTTGTTGCGAAAAGCTTCTCGCAATGCGGGCCTGGGAGCGTCCCAGTTGAGGTGGTAGGCCGGTCCTCTGTTGGGTCCGGTGAGTCGGAGATTGAATTTTCCGGTTTTCTCTTTTACTTTGAGGGTGGGGAACATGTCGATGCGGGTATAACGCCCGATCAGGTCGAGTTCGCCGTTGATGAATTTTAGCAGAATGACCTGAGGGTCCTGGATGATGTTGAATACGATGCGGTCGGCATAGGGAAGCTGGTTGCCCGCTGTGTCTATTTTCCAGTAGTAGGGGTTGCGTTCATAGATGATGCGCTGACCCCGAATCCATTCGACGGGGATCCAGGCGGAGATGCGGGGGATGCCGGGCTGCAGGAGCAATTGCGCGCGTGTCGTGGCTTCTCGAAAGGCGTTGTAATCGGTTTTGGGATTGTATTTGGGGTGCAGGGGGGACAGGACGTGTTTTGGCGCGGCGATTAGAGCGCGGCTGAGTTCGTGGAGTACGCGGCCCAGGGGTTTGGGCGAGGAGATTTCAAGTGTGTGTGTGTCGATTTTTTTGAACCGCATGGGTTTGCCATCTACCATCCATCCGGCTGGTGGAAAGGGGTTTTGACGGGCGTTGTCGTCAAAGGTCATGTCGTAATACCAGAAGAGGATGTCGTCAACGGTGAATGGATGGCCGTCGGACCATTTGACGCCTTTGCGGAGTTTGAAAATTGCGACTTTGCCACTGTCCTCATAGGTGAAGTGCTCGGCCAGGTTGTATTGGATGCTGTTTGGAAAGGGGCGTTCGTAGCCCATCAGGTTTTCGTTGAGGGTTTTGTTGGGTCCCGGGGTTTGCACGATGTCGCCAGTGAGGGCGCGTCTCAGTGTGCCGCCGTAGGTGCCGATTGCTTCGATGGGTACGATGACGAGGGGATTTTTGGGTAGGCGGTCAGAGATGGGTGGGAGGTTGCCTTGTTTGACCTGTTGTGAGAACATGGGGGCTTCGTTAAAGGTGCGTTTCTGGAGTATAGCGGGGTCGATTTTGAGGGGGGCACGGGTTTGAGGTGCTTGCTTTTGAGCGCTGGATGTGGATTGGGTGGGTATGTTCTGTCCCGGGTCGGGAGCGAGGCATCCGAGTAAGAGAAGAGATAGGCAGAAGCAGGGTAAATGGTGTTTCATGTTAAACGCTAAGAGGTTCACTATGGGTATCCTGAACCGGGGCGAACGCGCTCCCGACTTTGTTCTTCCGATAATGGACGGTTCTCAAACGCGCTTTTATTCCCGCGCAGGCGGTCGTCCGACGCTTTTGATTTTTACCGGGGGAGAACAGGTTTTAGAAGGCTTGGAGGTTTCGGGGGAGGTAGATGTTTTTGTTGTTGGTCCATCGGAACTCGCGAAGGCCAATGTCACTGTATTTATTGACGGTGAAAACGCGGTTGGCAAGGCTTATGGTATCGAGGGAGATTTTGCCGCGTTTGCTCTGGATGCCAATCTGCGGGTTCTGTCGGGCATTGAGGACCCGCAGGCATTTGATCAGGTTTATCGTGCGCTTGAGAGCCTGCCTTCTCATCTGGCGATTGATGTCGATGTCCAGGCTCCAGTTCTCCTTATTTCCAATGTTCTGACTCCGGATATCTGCCAGGCGCTTATCAATGTGTGGGCGACACAGGGCAATATAGAAACCGGTGTAGAAAGTTCCAAATCTGGCGTTCGGCGCGATGTTATCGATTATGAGAACAAAAAGCGGCGAGACCACGAGGTTACCGATGCCCGCCTTTTGCGGTTGCTTACTTCTACGGTGGGGCGCCGGGTTATGCCCGAGGTTCAACGCGCTTTTCACTACAGAGCGACGCGTTTTGAGGGTTTTAAGATCGCGTGTTATGATTCGGAGAGTGGGGGTTTTTTTCGCGCCCACCGCGATAATCTCAGTCCTTCAACTGCCCACCGTCGCTTTGCGCTTACGCTCAATCTCAATGATGATTATACAGGTGGGTATCTCGTTTTTCCCGAGTTTGGTCCCCATCGCTATCGCCCGTCAGCAGGCGATGCGATCGCGTTTTCCAGTTCTTTTCTCCACGAGGTCCAGCCCGTGACCCGGGGACGTCGGTTTACGTTGCTTTCGTTTTTGTTTCATGAGGCGCAGAGGCGGTAGCGAAACTCACACTATGTCCCAGTCCGTGCGATGGCCTTCTTCGAGAAAGGCTGCCAGTAGTTGGATCGTGGCTTCGATGTCGTCTTTGTCGGCCAATTCGATAGAGGTATGGACGTACCGCGTGGGGATGGATAAGGTGATTACGGGTACTCCGGCTCGAATTCGCTGTATGCCACCTGCGTCTGTGCCGCCCCGGGGTAGTATTTCCATCTGGTATTTGATGTCGCGCTCTTTTGCGAGGGTTTTCATGTGCGTGACTAATCCCGGATGTGAAATTGAACTGGAATCCTGTATTTTTATCGCAGCGCCTTCTCCCAGGCGCGTGACCTGTTCGTGTTCGGGGATGCCCGGTATGTCGGCTGCCAGTGTGATGTCCAGTGCTACGCCTACGTCTGGATTTACGCCGAAGGCACTCGCGGTTGCACCTCGCAGGCCAATTTCTTCCTGTACTGTGGCTACGGGATATGTTTCAAAGGCGAAGGATTCAGCCCGTTTTACGGCTTCGATCATGACATATACGGCGATCCGATTGTCCATGGCTTTGCAACTTACGCCGTTGCCGATTTCGACAAAGTCGCGTTGCAGTGTGACCATTGCGCCGATTTCGATTTCTTCTTTGACGTCGTCGGCTGACATGTAGAGATCTACGACAAAGTCACTGACGTCCAGCTTTTTGTTGCGGTCGGCTTCTGTCTGGATATGCGGGGGTTTTACGCCGGGATACAACAGGCCGATGTGATCTTTTTCAATGCCGGCGACGGTGACGCGCTGTGCGACCATGTTGCGGGGATCGTGCCCGCCGAGGGGTACGAGGCGCAAGAGGCCCTGTTTGTCGATGTGGGATACGACAAAGCCTATTTCGTCCATGTGCGCGGCCAGCATCAGTTTTTTGGGGTTTTCGCCCGCGCTTGCGTTCTTTTTGATTATCAAGTTGCCCATTCCATCTACGCGAAGTTCATCTGCGATGGGTTCCAACTCTCGCCGCACGATTTCGCGCAATCGCTCTTCACGCCCGGGTACTCCCGAGCATTCACACAATTCTTTTAATAGCTCCATGCTGATCTCCTGTTATTGATTAGGCGAGGAATAGTAGGTTCAGGAATATAGCAGGTTAATATGGTCTGGCAAAGAGGCTTTTCACACTGGTCTCCAGACAGCGGTGCTCCTGCTGCCAGATTCTTCTTGCATTTTTTTATCCCTATCGACTAATTTTTGAGCCTGATCACAATTCTATACCACGTAAGGAGGACGAGATGGCCAAGGCCAGTGTTTTTGTCAGTTCAGTGCTCGACGCTTCAGTAGATGCTGTGTGGGAAAAAATTCGCGATTTCAATGCGCTGCCCGAATGGCATCCCGCGATTGCAGATAGCCATATTGAAGGTGGTGAACCCAGCGATAGCGTGGGCTGTATTCGCAATTTTAATTTGCATGATGGCGGGAATATTCGCGAACAATTGCTGACGTTGAGCGATGTTACTTTTACGTGTACGTATTCTATTCTCGAGTCGCCTATGCCGGTTGAAGATTATGTGGCAACGCTGAATTTGACGCCTGTTACGGATGGCAATCGGACGTATATTCAGTGGACCGCAGAATTTGGCTGTCCGGCAGATGAGGAAGATGAGCTTGTCGATTTTGTCGGCAATGGGGTTTTTCAAGGTGGTTTTGATTCGCTGAAGCGTATCTTGGAAAAATAAAAAAATCCCGTTAAAATTTTAACGGGATTTTTCAACGACTATAGGCCGAACCAGTAATTCACTTTGGCCAGAAATATGTTGTCGCCTTCGTCGCCAAAGGCGTGCCACATGCCAGGCCAGGGATCAAACGGAGGGTCTGGCATATCAAAGGATGCCTGTCTCGATTGCGACCAGACGATAAATAAGGTGCTGCCGGGCCGATATTCCCAACGGAACACCATGTTGCTTTTGAGCGAACGCCGGCTAAAATCCGGATCGTCGTCGAGTGTACCTGTAAATGGATTGAATTGGTATGTTGCGGGTCGTGCCAATTCGCTGAATGTCGCGTAGTTCCCAGCGGTGACAAACTGCTGTAAAAACATCTGCAAGCTCATGGTGGGGGTAAAGCTCAGCGTAATGCGCGTGGTGACATCCCATACCCGACTCGTCAGGTCGCCAAAGATAAACTGATCGAAGAGTTCATCGTTATCTGAATCAAGATTTTTTACCCATTGTGCTTTGTGGGTTCTTTTTTCGCGTCGTCATCGTTATCTGAATCCAGATTTTTTACCCATTGTGCTTTGTGGGTTCTTTTTTCGTATTTCGGACGAAAGTCGATTGTGAAATTGGGTATGGGGCGAATGCGGAAACTCAATGTGTACGAGTTTCTAAATTTGTCGCCTCCGTCATAGCGTTCGCCATTGCCATATAAATTCACTTGCACGACTTTTCGGCTGTCTGAACCCACGCCATACCAGTAGCGGATGCCCGCCGGGCGTTTTACCATTGGACCGCCGCGCGTGAGCAGATCGTTCATTGCGGAAAACTCGCGGTTGATGCCCACATTCCACCAGTAGTTGTTCTTCAAATTATGCCACGTGTTAAAATTCAAGCCCCGTCTTAAAATTTCGCCATCGTAGTTCCAGTGCTGCCAGCCATTGATGTTAAATCCGGATTCCTCGGCGAGGGCCCAGGGCTTGTGGATCTGTGCATAAATATGCCATCCTGCTTGAATGCGATTTGCGCGGTTCATAAAGCCGAGGTCGTTTACATTGAAGTGCCGAGATCGCGCTTCAAAATACGCCTGTCCGCCATAGGTGCCGGAGAATTTGGAAAAATAGAGCGCGTATTCATATCCGCCCTCGCGCCTGCCGTCGTCTGTACGCCGAGAGCCGGTGATGCGAGAAAACAGGCGATAGGCATTGTCCTTCCATTTTATTTCTCCATCTACACTGCCGACGTAAGCCGGATCGAAGTTTTTGCCATTCATAGCGGTAACCGTTGCACCCAATACAGATCCTTCGCTTAAATCTTGCTGCAAGCGGCCAACAAAGAAGTTGGTTATGGGTTCGATGCGGAACCGCGACCGTACGGAATCTGTCTGCCCGTGCCTTGCCTGTTTGATCAGGGCGTATTCATCATTGGTTACGGCATCTACTATACCGAAGGATAGTCCGCGTCCGGTTTTACCCGACAACTTTAATGCGCCCAGAATTGTTGTGCCGTCTGGCTTGTCGATTGTTTTGCTGTCATCTGGCGTGTCAAAACGTCCGGGGCGTTTGCCAATGCGGCGGGAGTGGAACAGGCGAACCGGGCCATCAATGCCCACGATGCCGGGACCGCTGGATTTGAAAATGGCGTCGCCTTCAATAAAAAAAGGACGACGTTCCTCGAAGAATGTTTCAAATACGCCGAGGTTGAGCACTGAGGGATCGGCTTCAACCTGTCCAAAGTCGGGATTGATCGTGGCGTTTATTGAGATATTCGACGTCAGGCCATAGCGCATATCTACGCCCATTGAACCAAAAAGATCTCGTCCGCTGGGCACAGCCTCATTTTTGGGGACGAATGAGCTTCGACCGACGAGATATGGAATGACTTCAAAAGCGCGCTTTGGATGAATTCCTTCAATGCCTGTTAAATGCCCAAAACGAGATACCCAGCCCGGCTCACTTGGCGACTTCCACTGCCAGCGCACATCTTCTCGCTTGCGAGATATTTTGCGCGTTACATTGATTCCCCAGGTGTATTGCTTTTTTGGATCAAATCGCAAAACGTGATAAGGGATCTTGTATTCGGCAGACCAACCCGAATCGACAATGGCCGCACGCGCTGTCCAAACGCCATCCCAGGTATCGTCTTCCCAGGTATCCTTAAATAGTATGCCATCAGTTGTCCATCCCGATGGTCCTGCGACAAAAAAAGCACCTGTGCGATGATCGTGAAAAGGATCCAAATTTAGCGAAATACGGTCTGATTCCAACCACCTATCTTTACGCGCGAGAGGAGCCACAATGCTGTCTGGCGCGCTGTCGTAACACATAAAACCAAAGTAGATTGCTTCGTCATCATACGCGACCTGGACTGTTGTGAGCTCAGTTGCCGGTTTGCCTTCGTCTGGCTCGCGCTGGCGAAAATTCGAAGATTTGGGTGCGGTTTGCCAGATCGGATCATTGAGCAGGCCATCGATTTTGGGCGCAGGTGAACTTACCCGCACTGCGGTCATTGTCCGAATAGAATCGGCGGGTGCTTCATGCGCTTCACACCAGCCAGATAACACAGCAAAAAATAAGATGTAGAGATAGGATTTCAAATAGACTATTCCTTTTTTGATTTGAGAGAGGCACGTCCTGAACCGCCTATTTGACATAGCTAATCAGCCACCTGTTTCAACTTCTAACCCATACATAAAAAAAATGGGGCAAGCTGTATAGCTCGCCCCATTCAACCGCGAATTTTCCTGAATTTAGTTTGATTTCTCTGGATCTGTTGACCTCCTTTTACTGCATTGATCCTTTGAAAGCCGTCATATCTACGGGGTCGGGATTTTCAAATACCGAGGTGGGTAATGTATCAAAGACGGCAATATCCGTATGCTTGCGTTCGCCTCTGCGCGTTGATCCGCGTCCGTCTGAGAGCAGAATGTTGCCGTGTTTTGTCCAGTTTGTCCACGGGCTGCGGAATCGCGGTTCTGCGTCCGATGCGTTGCGATAAAATGCCCATTCTGTGACCAGGTTGTGTTCTTGATCTACCCATACATCGTATTTGTTTTGTGGGCTGACGCCGGTGTCTTGAAAGGTGAGAGTCAATTTGTGTGCGGGGCGGTCGTTCAGGGTTTTGTCTTCGCCGCTGTATTTTAAGGTGACGCCCGAGTCTTTCAATTTATAGGGCATGACGAGCCAGTAAGAGTCGTTGATCCACCGCCTGTAACCCTGATTCATGTATTTTTTTACTGAGTCGGGGTTTGTTTGCTCTGTTCCTCCGAACCAGACGCGGCCTTTTTTGGTGTTTATGTTCGTCAAGATGAGCATGTCCCCGTCTTCATGCCGCAGGTTGCCCGTCCATTTGTCCCATACGTGCAGGCGCCGTCCAAAAAAACGCCATGTGATGTACCGGGTCTGATTCCAATTTTCCCATCCACCCATTTTTTTCATGACTGCATCGGCAATTTCTATTGCTTTTGCGTCGGATTCTGATTGGTTGAATCCTTCGGCGGCGGGATTGGTTTCCGCCATGGCTTTTGAGGCAGTCAGGGTCAACAATAATGCGAGAATCGTCAGTCGAGTAATCATATATCCTCCTTGTATAATGCGTGTGGCAATTATTTCCGCTTGCTTGCGATTTGGATTACGTCCTATATTGCGGACCCGTAATTTACGCAACGGGGTACGATTGC
This genomic interval from Gemmatimonadota bacterium contains the following:
- a CDS encoding sugar ABC transporter permease — encoded protein: MKDSVLKYGFVGPALIFLIAFNIFPLFYNIYLSFTDAELSGGIARLVGGRNYGVIFDDTRYGTALRTTGLFVVLAVATELLLGFALALALQKPFLGKPAITTILLVPMMLSPAVMGLYWNFILNGHYGVVNQALSVLGLFQPQWLTDPDLKLFSILMIDIWMWTPFMMLIALAGLNAIPNHLYEAAAIDRASRWTVFRRITLPLCSPLLFLAVLLRTTDALKQFDLVMAVTGPNDRATQTLSALLYQVMFRGYKIGLGSSYSIVILLIVIALATIFIRYIASIQAKQGRENA
- a CDS encoding DUF933 domain-containing protein is translated as MRLGLIGLPQVGKKTLFRLLTGHTGEMGQAKVRDERFDRLVEMYKPAREVPAEIAFVLLPDLDTQAERNIPVFQDLERVDVICFLIRVFENDTVFHIAGNIDAKRDIRAFWEELLLADLIFVEKRLERLAKDRHAKDRLRIEQEKDLMTRMQAHLEAGNPLRQFPLTSDEVKLTSSYPFLTIKAVIAVLNTDEDQINDDKIIDELSADFADCGFEWIAISAQIEEEISLLDDETREEFLADLGIEQPALDRLTLLCYKTLGLISFFTVVNDEVHAWTIPRGSLAPQAGGAVHGDIKRGFIRAEVMRYEDLIALGDEQKVKAAGKLMVKGKDAEIFDGDVIHFLFKV
- a CDS encoding aldo/keto reductase; this translates as MKTVELGTTGILVSQLSFGTGTNGWGGRSNQTDLGTRELVDLLIYGFERGVTFWDSADQYGSHAHLAGALAHIDRERVVITSKIRATTAYETACDMDRILGELDTDYIDIVLMHCLTDEDWPSSYRGVMDVLADRKQKGIIRAHGVSCHDIDAFQQAALTPWVDVVLARINYAGKNMDGPPERVVPILEEMDANDIGVYGMKVVGRGDLPARDAIHYVLDIPAVDAITVGMMNRSEIDENIGHVEAHSTVLLPV
- a CDS encoding bifunctional nuclease family protein, with protein sequence MIEMRVVDIRQDQTEQNVVWLQSVEGSVMVPIEIGHVEYRSIRSELEGKSMPRPLAYDLMCAVLAHFDAEVEKVQIVDLKDHIFYAELILFARGEQVRLDARPSDSIVLALKFGAPIYMDAKIIQQVGFKVQPTEYGYELEQLNPPQEIPEEPVLDIAQAAEQPIQGVDSHGRDLEPDELLEVLKEQMNKAVKEERYEDAGIIRDEIERIEERSR
- a CDS encoding sugar phosphate isomerase/epimerase; translated protein: MQLSLSVRVAESFRNKRNLTIALPDLAEIAQRAGYKALCMRASGVGTHSPPERIVEVQRILKRHNLAVSMATGDFAIPENGADGPDSLRNITPHLDLADALGCDLLRVCMKTDADIAHAQRAADEAAEREIRLAHQSHTQSLFETVTGSIETLQSIGRPNFGIIYEPANLALCGEDYGPETLKRFAPYLFNVYLQNHVPDPNGDMPMTTWVRGTVYSTLRPLDESGGIDFREVFDGLHSINYRGYVTLHHAFGGDLPPDEAATRSANFLRSFL
- a CDS encoding ABC transporter substrate-binding protein codes for the protein MNLLAFNMKHHLPCFCLSLLLLGCLAPDPGQNIPTQSTSSAQKQAPQTRAPLKIDPAILQKRTFNEAPMFSQQVKQGNLPPISDRLPKNPLVIVPIEAIGTYGGTLRRALTGDIVQTPGPNKTLNENLMGYERPFPNSIQYNLAEHFTYEDSGKVAIFKLRKGVKWSDGHPFTVDDILFWYYDMTFDDNARQNPFPPAGWMVDGKPMRFKKIDTHTLEISSPKPLGRVLHELSRALIAAPKHVLSPLHPKYNPKTDYNAFREATTRAQLLLQPGIPRISAWIPVEWIRGQRIIYERNPYYWKIDTAGNQLPYADRIVFNIIQDPQVILLKFINGELDLIGRYTRIDMFPTLKVKEKTGKFNLRLTGPNRGPAYHLNWDAPRPALREAFRNKNVRIALSHAINREEIDEIVFHGLLDPSGYSFGPISPYFSPKAYKKYAEYNPDKARRLLDSEGYIDTDGDGIRELRDGSRFELTIDFVHPGGMFNGQPVSELVADHWRAVGIKVNLNGGLRDIIVPRRYNCEYDVHYWGLEGPNAPLTYPIGWAILAKNVPYWHQKAWDEGPPWLREATKYVRLAMTTVDTAKLRTYMTRVRDLHTENVPIITIGSAYHVWGASSRLGNVPYQNVADNAFLGWSRPVFHEQIFVKSGQ
- a CDS encoding 2OG-Fe(II) oxygenase, translating into MGILNRGERAPDFVLPIMDGSQTRFYSRAGGRPTLLIFTGGEQVLEGLEVSGEVDVFVVGPSELAKANVTVFIDGENAVGKAYGIEGDFAAFALDANLRVLSGIEDPQAFDQVYRALESLPSHLAIDVDVQAPVLLISNVLTPDICQALINVWATQGNIETGVESSKSGVRRDVIDYENKKRRDHEVTDARLLRLLTSTVGRRVMPEVQRAFHYRATRFEGFKIACYDSESGGFFRAHRDNLSPSTAHRRFALTLNLNDDYTGGYLVFPEFGPHRYRPSAGDAIAFSSSFLHEVQPVTRGRRFTLLSFLFHEAQRR